GGCCGGCGCGGCCGCGCTCGGCGACGGCGTGCGCGACGTGTACGCGCTCTGCCGTCCGCCCGGCCATCACGCGCGCCACGAGGCCGCGGGCGGCTTCTGCTATCTGAACAACGCGGCGATCGCCGCGCAGGCGCTGCGCGCCCGCTACGCGCGAGTGGCGATCCTCGATACCGACATGCATCACGGTCAGGGCATCCAGGAGCTGTTCTACGACCGCGACGACGTGCTGTACGTGTCGATTCACGGCGATCCGACGAACTTCTATCCGGCCGTCGTCGGCTACGAGGAGGAGCGCGGCGCCGGGCGGGGCGAGGGCTGCAACGTGAATCTGCCGATGCCGCACGGCTCGGACGAATCGGTGTTCTTCGCGCAGCTCGAGCGCGCGAAGGCGATCGTCGAGCGTTTCGCGCCCGACGTGCTCGTGTTCGCGCTCGGCTTCGACGTGTACCGGGACGATCCGCAGTCGAAGGTCGCGGTGACGACGGCGGGCTTCGGCCGGCTCGGCGCGCTCGTCGGCGCGTTGCGATTGCCGACGCTGATCGTGCAGGAGGGCGGCTATCACCTCGACACGCTCGCGCAGAACGCAGCGGCGTTTTTTCGGCGTTATCAGGCGGCGCGCTGATCGCGCCCGCCGGGACGCCCGGGCGGCGCAGCCGTCGCCCTGACGTCGGTTCGGTTTCGTTGGTTCGGCACTAGTGGCTGATGCTAGTGCGCCGCCCGCCATCTGGTGGTGGCCCTTGGATGCAGGCGGATTTTGCCGCGCGGTCGCTCGCGCGGCTTTTCTCTTTTTGCGCCGCGCTTGCGCGGGGCGCGTCGGCGAGATCGTTCGGTCATAGACGAATGAACGGCGAGTTGTGATGTGGCGAGCGCGTCGGGCGTCGATCATCGGCGTGTGTGCGTTGACACGTTACTGCTCGCATGACGCGACGTTGGCGCGAGCCGCTTTGACTCGATGCGCGACGTTGGCGCCGAGTTTGTCCGTTCACCGACGGATCGATTCGTGGCTGACGGTCACGCCGCACTCGAACAGCGACTCCCCGACGTCGCGAAGGCTGAGTTGAAAGCGGGAATGCCCGCGCACCGAGAGGTTGATGATCGGCGCCGGAAACCGGTGATCACGATACAGCGATTTCGTTTTCTTCATCACGTCATCTTAGCTGGCCAGCCCGCGAACGTGGCAATGCCTCCACGACAGATAGCCGCCGGTTCGAGACATGCTATCCAGCGCGAAAGCGCAAAGCGCGCACGCTAATTGATCGAGATCGGAACGATCAAGCCGGCGCGAGCTAGCGGGATCGTCGATGGTGCGGAGCGGACCGTACACAGCGGCGGCAGACGGTCTACTCCAGCAGCGACCACCACCAGCCGATCGAAGGAATATGCCTCGGCGGCGATATGGGGCAGTCCAGGGTATCGACGACCTCGATCTGAACGCTGTCGGATCTTACGTGCCGCACGTTCGTATTTCCGAGGAATTGGGGACTGCCGGGGGCGGTATAGCGGGGGCAGGTGCTGCCGAACACCAGATTGCCACTGATGATGTCTTCGAGTCCCTTGAAATACATGTCGAGCCGGGCGCCGACAGACCGTTGGCATTTTTTTTTCAACGCTAGATAGCAGAGTAGGCACTGGTTTCGCAGATCGAGCGCGTCCGACCGGGCCTTGTCAGGATCGCGATCGTCGCGCGACTGCGCGAGGACGTCGATGATGCTTGGATAGGCGGCGCCATCGTTTTTTTCCTTGTGGTGCGAGTAAATGTCATTATCTATGACGAGCACGAACAAGATGCATTGCGTCAACACCTGGATGACCGGGTTCGCCCGCTCGGCAGGCGTCATTGCGACGTCGTTGACGCATTCCGCCAATGCGTTGGCCATGTGCATGCCGACGTTTGCGGTCCTGATGGCACAGTAGACGTTGAGATCGGGCGCGTCCCCGATCTTCGTGAAGGCGGCCTCCCACGCGAGGCCTGACATGAAGTGACTGGTGGCACGCATCAGGCGGTCGATCTGTGCGGGGGATGTCCATGCGTTGATTCTGACTTTCACGTCGATGAGTGACTCGGCAATGCGATAGCCTCCGTCAAATCCGAAATCAGACGGACGAATGTAATTCGACGCTTCGCATAGGTATCCGATCGATTTTAAAAAGTGCGTGAGCCTAGGAAGATCGGCGCTCAACGGACCTTTCTCGACGAAATCGTCCAACAGGCAGTTCCATGCGGCGAAATCGGAGAAGTCCTGCATTTGATCGGGCTGGATGCCCGGATAGCAGCACTTCATGTAATGGGCGCCTACACCGGCCAGCGCGCGCGCGTGCCCGTCGCAGTCGACGAGACCTCGCTGAATCAGCCAGCCCGCCGTTCGATCGACGTAGTCGTCGACCGGTTGAAGCTCCTTCAACGGAAACGGACACAGTATTGACGGCGCGATTTGATTCATGGGCGGGGCCATAGGATTTCTCTTCCCGTTCGAAAGCGTGCGTCGTGGAGATGGGATAGGAAGTCGCGCCGGGAGCCGCGCTCGGCCGGCGAGGCACGGCGGGCTCCGAACGGTCCGTGACCTCGGATCAGGACAGGCGACGCACGACGCGCCCGATCATCTCTCTCAGAAAATCCGCTTTGGCATTGAACGGCGCGAGCGCCGCGAGCGCTTCGTCGGCCAGCCAGTGCGCCCACGCGCGTGACGCATCGAGTCCCAGCATGGTGACGTAAGTCGGTTTGTTGACCTGCGCATCCTTTCCCGCCGTCTTGCCGAGCGTGGAGAGATCGGAGGTCGAGTCGAGAATGTCGTCGACCACCTGGTAGGCGAGGCCGAGCAGATTGCCGTATTCGCCCATCGCGTTCCATGCCGCGCTCGACTCGGTGCGGCAGCCTGAGCCGCACAATACGCCCATTCTCACGGACGCCCGAATCAATGCGCCGGTCTTCATTCGGTGCATGCGCTCCAGTTCTTCGCGATTCAGATGCGTGCCGACGCTCGTCAAGTCGATGTACTGACCTCCCGTCAATCCCGACGATCCTATCGAGGACGCCAGTTCGTGCGCGAGCGCGACACGACCATCCGTCGGCAGCGGAATTTCGCTCAGTGTGAGAAATGCCTGTGAAATGAGGCCGTCGCAGGCCAGCAGTGCCGTCGCGACGTCGTACTTGGTGTGCAGCGACGGCTTGCCATGCCGCGTGTCGTCGTTGTCCATCGCAGGCAAGTCGTCCTGGATCAGCGAGAATACGTGGATCATCTCGATTGCGGCGGAAACTGGCGCAAGGACGTCGCGCGAAGCGTCGACCAGTTCGCCGGCTGCGTGGCAAAGCAACGGGCGTAGACGTTTCCCGCCGCCGAAGACGGCATATCGCATGGCCGCATGCAAATCGGAAGGCGGCGCATCGTCGGGCGGCAATAGACGATCGAGCGCCGTTTCCGTTTGCCGGATGGCCGCTTTGGTCCAACCGTCGATATCGAGTGAGCGTGCGCTCGGCGGCTCGACTGGGAAGTCGTCCGCTGTGGGGCCGTAATCGGCCGTCTTGGCGATGTCCGCGTTCATGACGTTCTCCCAGCAAGTGGACATGGAATGATTCCGCCGATGGAATGCGAAAGCGGTTGGCCGTGCACGCAGACCCGGCGTCGCCATAGCGCATGGACGGTGCCGTCACGTTGCGGCGCATGCGATCGCGCGGATTCGACGAAGCCTCGGCGTTGGCCGGGACCGGCTTATGTTCGTTCGCGACGTTCGGTGAAACGGATCACGCCGAGGCCGCGACGACGCGTGACCCGGCGAGCAACCTATGCGAAAAAAAAGGTGATGCGTCAACCCGGGCCTCGCTTCGCACTTGCATCGACATTGCCGACGCTGGGGGCGTCACAAGGGCGTGAAGGTGGGGCGCAATGAATTTCATGTCGATCCTCGTAGTTCGCACTGAAGAATGATGAGCGGACGATTTGCCAGGTGTGTGTCCAAGTTATTTGAGCGATACCAAGCCGGCCATCGGCGACGATCGCGCAGACGCGCTTCGATCGGCTGGCGCATGATCGCTTTCTGGCTGTCGGTGGTGACCACATCACGTATCGCGGGCGAACGCGTGCCTCCTGAAAATGCTCGGAGTAGGCAGGCTGTCGACGAGAACCCTGGCGAAAATGCCCGGGTGGAGTAGACGATTGGGCGATTTCGTCAAGTGAATGACTTCGAGCTGAGCCTGTCTGGCGAGACGACTCGACGCGGACGCGCGGGCCAGCCCGGCGCCGTACCAATGCATGATGCGAGTCGACAACGTCCGCTCGCCCGCGGTTTGGGGAAAGCGCATGTCCTCTGCCGTCGCCATGTCCCACGACGCGCGGACGATGGGAACGAATTGCGATTGAATCTCATGCGTCGAGCAGCGGCCGTCGAGCCATCGAGGAAGATGGCGCGTGAGGCAGTGCGCCTGCATCGCGCATAGCGTCATGCCCTGGCCGAAGAAGGGATTGATGCTGCACAGCGCGTCGCCGACGACGAGCAGCCCGTCCGGAAAACCGTCGAATTGGTCATAGCGACGCCACTGACTGCCGGGAACCTTGAACCCCGATACTTCGGACACCGGTTCAGCCTGACCGAGGCGATCGTATATGTCCGGAACGGGCAAGGTGCGCATGAATTCGACGAATTCGTCGGGATTCGGCTTTGGAAAGGCGTCGAACCATCCGCCGGCGGACACCATCCATCGATCGCCTTCGATGGGCAGCATCAGCCCGATGCGCTTCTGTTCCGGCGGCGTCGGCCAAATCACCACGGCCCGCCAGTCCTTGTGTGCGGGGCTGCGTCGATAGATTCTGGACGCGTATCCCAGATGCGTCTCGATCAGCATGCGCGGTGTTTCGTCGAGACCGGCGGCCGCGAGCCAGTTCGCCGTGCGCGATCCTCTGCCGCTCGCATCGATGACCAAGTTTCCGCACAGCGTGTCGACGCCGGCTGGCGTCGAGATCTTCACGCCTGCGACGGCAGGGCGACCGTTCGCGCTCGATACGAGCAGATCCGTGACGGCGGTTTCCGATCGAACGACGATCTTCGGATTCCGGCGTATCCGGCCGCGCAGGTAATTGTCGAGGAAGCGCCTGCTGAAGAACAGCGAATGCAGCTTGCTGGCGTAACATTGTTTCCAAAGACCGTATTGGAACCATTGGACGTCGTTGATGAGATCGGCGCCAACCGCGCCCGCTTGAACCAGATCATTCGTCAAACCGGGAAAGATCTCTTCCATCAGGCGCTGGCCTTCGAGCAGCAGAACGTGCGTGTGCTTTTCCTGTGGCACGCCCTGGCGATCGCTGGTCTTGTCGTCGAAGTCACCCTTTTCCACGATCGTCACCGTCGTGAAGTGGCGTGACAATATTTCGGCGGTCAGACAGCCCGCGATGCTGCCGCCGATCACTACCGCATGTTCGTGTTTGGATGCTGGCATGATGGAAGTCGATTGAATGAGTGGGCGGGTGCCGCATCGCGGAGCACGTAGAAACGCCGTCGACGAGCCGGTTTTGAACGGCGTGATGCGGCTCGAGCGGGCCTACGCGCTCCGGCGACTAGGCGCTAGCGGTGCAACGGAAGCCAGACCGGGATGCCTGGGCCCGGCGTGGTCGGGATGGGATCGCCGAGTATTTCGTCCGTTCTCGGGTCGAAGACGACGACTTGTCCGGAGCCCAGCATGCCGAAGCCGATCCAGGCGTTTCCGAGCAACGCGCCGCCGACCGGCGATTTCAGGAACGACAACGATGGCCCCATGTCGGAAATGTAGCCTCGCGTTCCGTCGTCGCTGAAGGCGACGCCTGTGGTCGAGCCGGCGGTCCTGATCCTCGCGATTATCGTGTCCGTGGCGACGTCGATAGCCAGGACTCCGGAGCCGCCGAGCAGCGTGACATAGAGTTTCTTGCCGTTCGGCGTGAGCGTCGACGTGAATGGCCACGGATCGGCCGAGCGTTGCGATGTTTCGTCGCCTGTCGGGATCGACTTGACGAGCTTCCAGTTCGGCAGATCGATCACGTCGATCGCGTTCACCGCGTCCACGTACAGCTTCTTGCCGTCGCGCGTGAAGGTGAACCAGGCAGGTAGCGTGCCGCTCGTTTCGATGGGCTTGCGTACGGCCTTGCCGGTTTGGGGATCGAAGGCGCCGAGCGAGCCGTTCGCGAAGCCGACGTATAAATTCCGGTCCGGCCCTTCGATTGCCGCCACCGGAACATCGTCGAACGTAAGACGCCGGACGACCTCGTCGCTACTGGTGTCGACGACTTCCACACTGTAAGTGCCTTGAGGCAGATAGATTTCCTTGCCGTCGATCGAGATGGAGGCGCCGAGCGGCACGCTCGTCAGCTTGATCGATTTGATTTTGCCGGTTTTTCTGTCGATGGCCGTGACCGTCGGTGGAATGAGACCGAAATTGTCGCTATAGATCTTGTTCCCATCCGGCGTCGCGATCAGCACCGTTGGCCGGCTGCCGAGCGGCAGAACCGGAATGTCGTTGATTGGAATACGCCGGCTGACTTTGGCCGTCCTGGTATCGATGACGGCGATTTGATTGAGATGCGCTTCCGGAAGATATAGCTCGCCTTCCGGGCCCGGCGAACTGGCGGCGCACGCGAAGGCGGACCAACCGATTACAAGCGGGATCAGCGCGTATCCGATATGGCCGCGGCGTGTACGCTTCCGGGCAGAGCCGCCGGCGGGCGGCTGCTTGCGCGCGAACGCGCAGAGGGAAAGGAAGAGGCCGTCAAGCCATGAAAATGAGATTCGCGTTGTTCCTTTCTTGTTTTTAAGCATCACTCGTAGCTTCATATTTCACCTGTCGTGTGAAATTCGTAGGACGACCGCGCCTTCTCCCGGGATTTGAGTCGCGGGAGTGTGATAAACGACGGGAAAGCTTAGTAATTGCCAATGCCATGGAAACGGTTGCAATTATTATACCGAAGTAAATGTCATCCGATCCAATGGCGGGAATTTTTTTATCTAGTGAGAAGCTGATAAATTCGAATATCTATATTCGACGTGAAGCGTCGGTATTTGGGTGATCCGGATTAAAATGCGGATTGCTCGAATGTTTATTTATTCGGGTTGGAGCGTTTTTGTGTTTATGTGAGCGCCGGAGGCGGATCAGTCGGTGATGGTGATCAGCCGTCTCGGCGAACGTGACAATGCAGGCGTGTGACATGAAGCGCGCGG
This genomic stretch from Burkholderia oklahomensis C6786 harbors:
- a CDS encoding YncE family protein, producing the protein MLKNKKGTTRISFSWLDGLFLSLCAFARKQPPAGGSARKRTRRGHIGYALIPLVIGWSAFACAASSPGPEGELYLPEAHLNQIAVIDTRTAKVSRRIPINDIPVLPLGSRPTVLIATPDGNKIYSDNFGLIPPTVTAIDRKTGKIKSIKLTSVPLGASISIDGKEIYLPQGTYSVEVVDTSSDEVVRRLTFDDVPVAAIEGPDRNLYVGFANGSLGAFDPQTGKAVRKPIETSGTLPAWFTFTRDGKKLYVDAVNAIDVIDLPNWKLVKSIPTGDETSQRSADPWPFTSTLTPNGKKLYVTLLGGSGVLAIDVATDTIIARIRTAGSTTGVAFSDDGTRGYISDMGPSLSFLKSPVGGALLGNAWIGFGMLGSGQVVVFDPRTDEILGDPIPTTPGPGIPVWLPLHR
- a CDS encoding histone deacetylase family protein — its product is MLTYFHPDQLKHSPLSYLSRGKMRTPHEVPERAARLVDAAKSLGFDVRPPADFGAAPLAAVHGERYLRFLADAHREWLRIPEDWGPEVISNIYVREPNPLRGVLAQAARYLADGSCPIGEHTYRAAYWSAQDALAGAAALGDGVRDVYALCRPPGHHARHEAAGGFCYLNNAAIAAQALRARYARVAILDTDMHHGQGIQELFYDRDDVLYVSIHGDPTNFYPAVVGYEEERGAGRGEGCNVNLPMPHGSDESVFFAQLERAKAIVERFAPDVLVFALGFDVYRDDPQSKVAVTTAGFGRLGALVGALRLPTLIVQEGGYHLDTLAQNAAAFFRRYQAAR
- a CDS encoding NAD(P)/FAD-dependent oxidoreductase; amino-acid sequence: MPASKHEHAVVIGGSIAGCLTAEILSRHFTTVTIVEKGDFDDKTSDRQGVPQEKHTHVLLLEGQRLMEEIFPGLTNDLVQAGAVGADLINDVQWFQYGLWKQCYASKLHSLFFSRRFLDNYLRGRIRRNPKIVVRSETAVTDLLVSSANGRPAVAGVKISTPAGVDTLCGNLVIDASGRGSRTANWLAAAGLDETPRMLIETHLGYASRIYRRSPAHKDWRAVVIWPTPPEQKRIGLMLPIEGDRWMVSAGGWFDAFPKPNPDEFVEFMRTLPVPDIYDRLGQAEPVSEVSGFKVPGSQWRRYDQFDGFPDGLLVVGDALCSINPFFGQGMTLCAMQAHCLTRHLPRWLDGRCSTHEIQSQFVPIVRASWDMATAEDMRFPQTAGERTLSTRIMHWYGAGLARASASSRLARQAQLEVIHLTKSPNRLLHPGIFARVLVDSLPTPSIFRRHAFARDT
- a CDS encoding terpene synthase family protein, with translation MNQIAPSILCPFPLKELQPVDDYVDRTAGWLIQRGLVDCDGHARALAGVGAHYMKCCYPGIQPDQMQDFSDFAAWNCLLDDFVEKGPLSADLPRLTHFLKSIGYLCEASNYIRPSDFGFDGGYRIAESLIDVKVRINAWTSPAQIDRLMRATSHFMSGLAWEAAFTKIGDAPDLNVYCAIRTANVGMHMANALAECVNDVAMTPAERANPVIQVLTQCILFVLVIDNDIYSHHKEKNDGAAYPSIIDVLAQSRDDRDPDKARSDALDLRNQCLLCYLALKKKCQRSVGARLDMYFKGLEDIISGNLVFGSTCPRYTAPGSPQFLGNTNVRHVRSDSVQIEVVDTLDCPISPPRHIPSIGWWWSLLE
- a CDS encoding polyprenyl synthetase family protein; translation: MNADIAKTADYGPTADDFPVEPPSARSLDIDGWTKAAIRQTETALDRLLPPDDAPPSDLHAAMRYAVFGGGKRLRPLLCHAAGELVDASRDVLAPVSAAIEMIHVFSLIQDDLPAMDNDDTRHGKPSLHTKYDVATALLACDGLISQAFLTLSEIPLPTDGRVALAHELASSIGSSGLTGGQYIDLTSVGTHLNREELERMHRMKTGALIRASVRMGVLCGSGCRTESSAAWNAMGEYGNLLGLAYQVVDDILDSTSDLSTLGKTAGKDAQVNKPTYVTMLGLDASRAWAHWLADEALAALAPFNAKADFLREMIGRVVRRLS